In Paenibacillus larvae subsp. larvae, the following proteins share a genomic window:
- the hfq gene encoding RNA chaperone Hfq encodes MNKSINIQDNFLNQLRKEGVPVTVYLTNGFQIRGLIRAFDNFTIIIDSDGRQQMVYKHAISTFTPQRPVSLMNDSSQEG; translated from the coding sequence ATGAACAAGTCCATCAATATTCAAGACAATTTTCTGAACCAGCTTCGTAAAGAAGGAGTTCCGGTTACTGTATATTTAACCAACGGTTTTCAAATCAGAGGGTTAATTCGCGCTTTTGACAACTTTACGATCATCATTGATAGCGACGGCCGTCAGCAAATGGTTTACAAGCATGCCATATCCACCTTTACACCACAGAGGCCGGTTTCTTTGATGAACGATTCTTCCCAGGAAGGGTAG
- a CDS encoding transposase → MENLHSTATLEELQSIATLEELQRQFPTEFSCIPFLYQLKWPTGFVCPRCQHSHAYKIRTRRLPLFECRACRHQTSLIAGTVLEGSRTPLHKWLTALWLISRSDTGIHAVRLSLIIGVTYKTAWLMLRKIRAALGRVDSTRPLTGKVNGIVAFYGHHATRQYNLRVYPLFAAASVSPTKEVGELKMKLWESVCTEHTGTYRPRKLPLHSDCEHFTKQHIDKTASDISIIRQKYRVRSNNPLYLAFKQAWSWMNDTFHGIGIKYLQTYLDEYCFRYNLSLHHTSPWEQLLQLCMAVVSPALNRSCTPSNDPVLPYAPTAA, encoded by the coding sequence CTGGAAAATTTACATTCTACTGCTACTTTAGAAGAACTCCAATCTATTGCTACTCTCGAAGAATTGCAGCGTCAATTTCCTACCGAATTTTCTTGCATCCCTTTTCTTTATCAGTTGAAATGGCCTACTGGCTTTGTATGCCCTCGCTGCCAGCATTCCCATGCCTACAAGATCCGGACACGCAGGCTTCCTCTTTTCGAGTGCCGTGCTTGCCGTCACCAGACATCACTTATTGCAGGTACAGTCTTGGAAGGTAGCCGTACGCCTCTTCACAAGTGGCTCACTGCATTATGGCTTATCTCCCGTTCTGATACCGGTATTCATGCCGTCCGGCTCAGTTTGATAATTGGGGTAACCTACAAGACTGCATGGTTGATGCTCCGCAAAATCCGGGCTGCCTTGGGCCGTGTCGATTCTACTCGGCCTCTGACAGGGAAAGTGAATGGCATCGTAGCCTTCTATGGCCACCATGCTACTAGGCAATATAACCTGCGAGTGTATCCCTTGTTCGCAGCCGCATCCGTTTCACCCACTAAAGAAGTAGGGGAGCTCAAAATGAAGCTCTGGGAGTCTGTTTGTACTGAACATACTGGCACGTATCGCCCCAGGAAATTGCCGCTTCACTCCGATTGTGAACATTTCACCAAGCAGCATATTGATAAAACAGCTTCTGACATATCGATCATCCGTCAAAAATACCGGGTTCGCAGCAATAACCCCTTATATCTTGCCTTCAAGCAGGCATGGAGTTGGATGAATGATACCTTTCACGGAATAGGGATCAAATATCTTCAAACATACCTGGATGAATACTGTTTTCGATATAATCTATCGCTCCACCATACATCCCCTTGGGAGCAGCTATTACAATTATGTATGGCGGTGGTTTCCCCTGCATTGAACCGATCTTGTACCCCATCTAACGACCCCGTACTTCCATACGCGCCAACAGCTGCTTGA
- a CDS encoding outer spore coat protein CotE, translating into MSIDKDLQCREIITKAVCGKGRKFSHVSHTVTPPHAPTSILGAWIINNQYEAVKSGDGVEVVGSYDINIWYSYDRNTKTDVAKETVSYVEAVGLSYVDKKHKSSTAEVVAVATQEPNCVEASISSGGGHVIIRVEREFQVEMIAETKVCVVVCPHDCHDYEEKHVDFDHLHDEADFEELDPDLLDDDLI; encoded by the coding sequence ATGTCAATAGATAAAGATTTGCAATGCAGAGAGATCATCACCAAAGCTGTCTGCGGCAAAGGACGCAAATTCTCTCACGTAAGCCATACCGTGACTCCGCCTCATGCTCCAACCAGTATCTTAGGCGCTTGGATTATTAATAATCAATATGAAGCCGTAAAATCTGGCGATGGGGTTGAAGTAGTTGGAAGTTACGATATCAACATCTGGTATTCTTATGATCGGAATACGAAGACCGATGTTGCTAAAGAAACGGTATCTTACGTAGAAGCGGTTGGACTATCGTATGTGGATAAAAAACATAAATCCTCTACAGCCGAAGTCGTTGCTGTTGCTACTCAAGAGCCTAACTGTGTAGAAGCGAGCATCTCCTCCGGCGGCGGCCATGTCATCATCCGGGTAGAGCGGGAATTCCAAGTGGAGATGATCGCCGAAACGAAGGTTTGTGTAGTCGTTTGCCCTCATGATTGCCATGATTATGAAGAGAAGCACGTTGATTTCGACCATCTGCATGACGAAGCGGATTTTGAAGAGCTGGATCCCGATCTGCTTGATGACGATTTAATTTAG
- a CDS encoding aromatic acid exporter family protein, whose translation MNIKRFIGIRVIKTAIAVIVSITLASWIGLKNPNSAGLLSILGIEVTKRKGLRSAFARISASILGLLVASALFSMLGFHVWVISLFVLVVFPILHRLRLSDGAVTGSVTMFHLYLAQTITAELVLNEILLLFVGLGSATLINIMYFPKNDEMIRAYKSKLEQLYASIFLHIAEHLKDETVVWDGSELLEASRLVEEGAYKVSHSLENSLVFGQDAYVYWQMYFYMRREQLESIQRMLGLVAQVSRTIPQGESLSSIFEELSEDVKKEYYTGRSEQKLKELEDRYKKMPLPTTREEFELRSALLQLTRELYIYLMEAKKQK comes from the coding sequence ATGAATATTAAACGCTTTATAGGAATTCGGGTTATAAAAACAGCCATTGCTGTGATTGTCTCTATTACGCTGGCCAGCTGGATAGGCCTGAAGAATCCCAATTCCGCAGGCCTATTGTCTATTTTGGGGATAGAAGTGACGAAAAGGAAAGGACTCAGAAGCGCATTCGCTCGAATCAGTGCGTCGATTCTCGGTCTGCTCGTGGCTTCCGCTTTGTTCAGCATGCTGGGGTTTCATGTATGGGTCATCAGTTTGTTTGTCCTGGTCGTCTTTCCGATACTTCACCGGCTTCGCTTATCGGATGGCGCTGTAACAGGTTCAGTTACGATGTTCCATCTGTATTTGGCTCAAACCATTACTGCTGAGCTTGTCCTTAATGAAATTTTGCTGCTCTTTGTAGGGCTCGGATCTGCCACATTGATCAACATCATGTATTTTCCTAAAAACGACGAGATGATCAGAGCCTATAAATCTAAATTGGAACAGCTGTATGCCTCTATATTTTTACATATAGCAGAACATTTGAAAGACGAAACGGTAGTATGGGACGGAAGTGAACTGCTGGAAGCAAGCCGGCTCGTCGAAGAAGGAGCTTATAAAGTCTCACATTCTCTGGAAAACTCCCTCGTCTTTGGGCAGGACGCCTATGTATACTGGCAAATGTATTTTTATATGAGAAGGGAGCAGCTTGAGTCTATCCAGCGTATGCTGGGATTAGTTGCCCAGGTTAGCAGGACTATCCCGCAAGGGGAAAGCCTGTCCTCTATTTTTGAAGAACTTAGTGAAGATGTAAAGAAAGAATATTATACCGGACGCAGCGAACAAAAATTGAAAGAGCTGGAAGACCGATATAAGAAGATGCCCCTCCCTACTACAAGGGAAGAGTTTGAGCTTCGTTCGGCCTTGCTCCAGCTTACCCGGGAACTCTACATTTATTTAATGGAAGCGAAAAAGCAAAAATAG
- the mutS gene encoding DNA mismatch repair protein MutS, with the protein MSSQYTPMIQQYLAIKETVPDAFLFFRLGDFYEMFFEDALNAARELEITLTGRDGGAKERIPMCGVPYHSAQTYINRLIEKGYKVAICEQVEDPAAAKGVVKREIVRIITPGTVMDNKSLGETSNNYIAAIFQTTDAFGLSACDISTGELYSTRLTASRELLVDELNTYMPSEVIGEATLLEELTVWTKQWAKPIVYTPWEQKEPDLLSTHFESGQCEGLKTEEENALVLLLTYLKETQKKAVTHIKQIRRYQPTQYMTMDPFTKRNLELVETVRDRTKKGSLLWLLDKTVTAMGGRMLRRWIEKPLMNISGIEERLEAVDALVQQLILREDLKSGLDKVYDLERLVARISYGNANARDLVALRQSLRQVPALMELCLDSSSKTLQRIARRLDRCEDLAGWIDEAIVDEPPVSVREGGMIREGYHDYLDQLREASRNGKQWIAELERKEKQETGIKSLKIGYNRVFGYYIEVTKANIPSLPEGWYERKQTLTNAERFVTPELKEKEALILEAEEKRVDIEYELFVQIRDRIGEHISRLQTLAEEIAEIDVYQSLASVSAAHRFVKPEIHEGYELIVEEGRHPVVESVLNEGQFVANETELVREGGQILLITGPNMAGKSTYMRQVAVICLMAQIGCFVPAQKAKIPITDRVFTRIGAADDLIGGQSTFMVEMMDIQVMTEKATEQSLVIIDELGRGTSTGEGMAIAQAVIEYLHHEVGCKTLVSTHFHELAHLEESLRHLRNYSMAVKESGGQVTFLRRLIRGAASTSYGIYCAEVAGLPAPIIQRSYELLNALSLHPVYPDADEQVRESAAAAEDSRTEKPPAEAEPQGAVQLSFFAGEEEPRGLPSAKDTAKPQGDEAAEKVISRLKGLDLINMTPLQAMNVIFELKQHLQ; encoded by the coding sequence ATGTCTTCCCAATATACACCAATGATCCAACAATATCTCGCTATAAAAGAAACCGTACCGGATGCTTTTCTGTTTTTCCGACTCGGTGATTTTTACGAGATGTTTTTTGAAGATGCCCTTAATGCGGCAAGAGAACTGGAAATTACCCTGACCGGAAGAGATGGGGGGGCCAAGGAGCGTATTCCGATGTGTGGTGTTCCCTATCACTCTGCCCAGACATACATAAACCGACTAATCGAAAAGGGATATAAAGTAGCCATCTGTGAACAGGTAGAGGACCCGGCCGCTGCCAAAGGAGTGGTTAAAAGGGAGATTGTCCGGATTATTACACCAGGAACGGTAATGGACAATAAATCCCTTGGCGAAACGAGTAATAACTATATTGCGGCTATCTTCCAAACTACCGATGCATTCGGACTTTCCGCATGTGATATCTCTACAGGGGAACTTTACAGTACAAGGTTAACCGCATCCCGGGAACTGCTTGTAGATGAACTTAATACGTATATGCCTTCCGAGGTGATCGGGGAAGCCACTCTGCTTGAGGAATTAACGGTCTGGACGAAACAATGGGCTAAGCCTATTGTATACACGCCATGGGAACAAAAGGAGCCGGATTTGCTCAGCACCCATTTTGAATCAGGACAATGCGAAGGTCTGAAGACGGAAGAAGAAAACGCGCTTGTCCTGCTCCTGACTTACTTGAAGGAAACCCAGAAGAAAGCAGTAACCCATATTAAACAAATCCGCCGCTACCAGCCTACCCAATACATGACGATGGACCCGTTCACCAAACGTAATCTGGAACTGGTGGAGACTGTCCGTGACCGTACGAAAAAAGGTTCCTTACTTTGGCTGTTGGACAAAACGGTAACTGCTATGGGTGGAAGAATGCTGAGAAGGTGGATTGAGAAGCCGCTTATGAACATTTCCGGGATTGAAGAGAGATTGGAAGCCGTAGATGCACTTGTCCAGCAACTCATTCTCCGGGAAGATTTGAAATCTGGCTTGGACAAGGTTTATGATCTGGAGCGGTTGGTCGCTCGTATATCATACGGTAATGCGAATGCCCGTGACCTAGTAGCACTTCGGCAATCGCTGCGCCAGGTACCAGCATTAATGGAATTATGTCTTGACTCATCATCGAAGACTCTGCAGCGTATTGCCAGGAGGCTTGATCGCTGTGAAGATTTGGCCGGATGGATCGATGAAGCTATCGTGGACGAGCCTCCCGTTTCCGTTAGGGAAGGAGGCATGATCCGTGAAGGTTATCATGATTACCTGGACCAGCTTCGGGAAGCCAGCCGGAACGGCAAACAGTGGATTGCAGAGCTGGAACGGAAAGAAAAACAGGAAACGGGCATCAAGTCGCTTAAAATCGGCTATAATCGGGTATTCGGTTATTATATCGAGGTAACCAAAGCGAATATTCCTTCCCTGCCAGAAGGCTGGTATGAACGAAAGCAGACGCTGACCAATGCGGAACGTTTTGTGACCCCGGAACTAAAGGAGAAAGAAGCGCTCATTTTGGAAGCTGAGGAAAAAAGGGTAGACATTGAGTATGAGCTATTTGTCCAGATAAGGGACAGGATTGGAGAACACATTTCCCGTCTGCAAACCCTGGCCGAGGAAATTGCTGAGATCGATGTGTACCAGTCGCTGGCATCTGTCAGTGCAGCGCACCGTTTCGTCAAACCCGAAATCCATGAAGGTTATGAACTGATTGTTGAAGAAGGGCGGCATCCGGTTGTAGAGTCCGTATTGAACGAAGGCCAGTTTGTGGCAAACGAAACGGAACTGGTTAGGGAAGGAGGACAAATCCTACTGATCACGGGCCCGAATATGGCGGGGAAAAGCACCTACATGCGCCAGGTTGCTGTTATCTGCCTGATGGCCCAGATAGGCTGTTTTGTACCGGCTCAGAAAGCAAAAATTCCGATAACCGACCGTGTTTTCACGAGAATCGGGGCTGCGGATGACCTCATAGGTGGTCAAAGCACATTTATGGTAGAGATGATGGATATCCAGGTCATGACAGAGAAGGCAACTGAACAGAGCCTGGTCATTATTGATGAACTGGGACGAGGCACTTCAACGGGAGAAGGAATGGCTATTGCTCAGGCGGTCATTGAATATTTGCATCATGAGGTTGGGTGCAAGACGCTTGTATCGACTCACTTCCATGAGCTTGCCCACCTGGAAGAAAGCCTGCGCCATCTGCGGAATTACAGCATGGCGGTCAAGGAAAGCGGCGGACAGGTGACTTTCCTCCGCCGTCTGATCCGCGGGGCAGCCAGCACAAGTTACGGCATCTACTGTGCCGAGGTAGCGGGGCTGCCCGCTCCGATCATTCAGCGGTCTTACGAGCTGCTGAATGCGCTTAGCCTGCATCCGGTTTATCCAGATGCAGACGAGCAGGTGCGTGAATCGGCGGCAGCGGCCGAGGATTCACGTACAGAGAAGCCCCCTGCTGAGGCAGAACCGCAAGGGGCCGTGCAACTGAGCTTCTTCGCCGGGGAGGAAGAGCCGAGAGGCTTACCTTCTGCTAAGGATACGGCGAAGCCTCAGGGGGATGAAGCGGCGGAGAAAGTGATCAGCCGGCTCAAAGGGCTCGATCTGATCAATATGACGCCGCTGCAGGCCATGAACGTTATTTTTGAACTGAAACAACATTTGCAATAA
- a CDS encoding class I SAM-dependent methyltransferase: MIITTSYQPTEGQLAKAKEAADRLEARFVPRRKFSIPQLMDRYHTEKVILVGKDGLKAYLNSEPPVFFHPSTAFVRAKRILRGEIDIMLQAAGISAGDSVLDCTAGLASDSIVFSLAAGEQGNVISLESEQLLSFLVEEGLKSYVSSLEPVNQAMRRIQILHRNHSDYLKEAETASVDIVYFDPMFRQPIEESSGIYPLRRIANPKAVDPDSIREALRVARKCVVLKEHRDSGEFERLGFSSIIRSNTKIAYGVILCIQ, from the coding sequence TTGATCATAACGACATCGTATCAACCAACGGAGGGCCAGCTGGCCAAGGCTAAGGAAGCGGCGGACAGGCTTGAGGCTCGTTTTGTCCCGAGAAGAAAGTTTTCCATCCCTCAACTGATGGACCGCTACCATACAGAAAAAGTGATCCTGGTGGGAAAGGATGGACTGAAGGCTTATTTAAATTCAGAACCTCCTGTATTTTTCCACCCGAGTACGGCTTTTGTGAGAGCCAAGCGCATTCTTCGGGGAGAGATAGATATTATGCTGCAAGCTGCAGGAATTTCAGCCGGCGATTCCGTCCTTGATTGCACGGCGGGTTTAGCTTCAGATTCCATTGTGTTTTCTCTTGCGGCGGGAGAACAAGGAAATGTTATCTCGCTGGAAAGCGAGCAGCTGCTTTCCTTTCTGGTTGAAGAAGGGCTTAAATCTTATGTATCATCTCTGGAGCCAGTCAATCAGGCGATGAGGCGCATTCAAATTCTGCATAGGAATCATTCTGATTATCTGAAGGAAGCCGAAACGGCCAGTGTGGACATCGTGTATTTCGACCCGATGTTCCGCCAGCCTATTGAGGAATCAAGCGGTATTTACCCGCTGCGCCGGATTGCTAATCCGAAAGCCGTTGATCCGGATTCGATCCGCGAAGCCCTCCGGGTGGCAAGAAAATGTGTGGTGCTTAAGGAACACCGGGATAGCGGCGAATTTGAACGGCTCGGATTTTCGTCCATCATCAGGTCCAACACGAAAATCGCTTATGGAGTGATCTTATGCATCCAATAA
- the mutL gene encoding DNA mismatch repair endonuclease MutL yields the protein MGRIQLLDEQISNQIAAGEVVERPASVVKELVENSIDASSTRVDVSIEEGGLQSIRVRDNGSGIEAEDCELAFFRHATSKIARGKDLFSIRTLGFRGEALPSIAAVSKVTCTTATDNNGLGRQIVIEGGNICSVQETAASKGTDIIIKDLFYNTPARLKYMKTIQTELGHISDYMYRLALAHPDRSFTLRHNGNTLLQTLGNGDLLQVIAAIYGTNLAKKMISLKGESLDYTVRGYISKPELTRANRSGISIFVNGRYVRSFPLNHAILSGYHTLLPINRFPLVVLEVGMDPGLVDVNVHPAKLEVRFSKEQDLTRWLEELIKETLGMQVLIPKADKPAKIREQVVQEELHLARAKEETAPAFQGQTKFKEDKPSQSAPVDKEIFSTSVRYQAEDMHEKSRISESPLLESYADPNQFRGWESSPEAGNSPGAGSRSKPSGYHSDYGFNHGSGYRSDYRMPHGNKQPSVQSVKSLLPEPKEETGQGGGVAFPELTPVGQVHGTYLVAQNEEGLFLIDQHAAHERINYEYYYHKFGQPEEASQELLMPISLEFTPSEAAALKDRLHLLEQVGVHIEPFGGNTFLVRAYPHWFPSGDEKEIIDEMCEWILSEKQGVDLAKLREKSSTLCSCKASIKANQNLSRLEMEVLLDRLSGCKNPYTCPHGRPIVVSFSTYELEKMFKRVM from the coding sequence GTGGGAAGAATACAACTGCTGGACGAGCAGATTTCTAACCAGATCGCTGCGGGAGAAGTGGTGGAACGGCCGGCTTCGGTAGTAAAGGAATTGGTAGAGAATTCGATTGATGCGAGCAGCACCCGTGTTGATGTTTCGATTGAAGAGGGCGGTTTGCAGTCCATCCGTGTACGGGATAACGGGTCAGGCATTGAAGCGGAAGATTGTGAGCTTGCTTTTTTTCGCCATGCAACCAGCAAAATTGCCAGGGGAAAAGACCTGTTTTCCATCCGGACATTGGGTTTTCGCGGGGAAGCTTTGCCCAGCATCGCAGCTGTCTCTAAGGTAACATGCACCACGGCTACGGATAATAACGGCCTCGGCCGCCAGATCGTGATAGAGGGGGGGAATATATGCTCTGTTCAGGAAACCGCGGCCTCCAAGGGGACCGATATTATTATAAAAGATTTGTTCTATAATACCCCGGCCCGTCTTAAATATATGAAGACGATCCAGACGGAACTCGGACATATTTCGGATTATATGTACAGACTTGCCCTTGCCCATCCCGACCGGAGCTTCACTTTGCGCCATAACGGCAATACGCTGCTGCAAACACTGGGTAACGGGGATTTGCTGCAGGTTATCGCGGCAATCTATGGGACGAACCTGGCGAAGAAGATGATCTCGCTAAAAGGGGAAAGTCTTGATTATACAGTGAGGGGTTATATCTCGAAGCCGGAGCTGACCAGGGCTAACCGGAGCGGTATCTCCATTTTTGTTAACGGCAGATATGTAAGGAGCTTCCCTCTAAATCATGCTATACTGAGCGGTTATCATACCCTGCTTCCCATCAACCGTTTTCCCCTCGTAGTACTTGAAGTCGGTATGGATCCGGGACTCGTTGATGTGAATGTGCATCCAGCTAAGCTGGAAGTACGGTTCAGCAAGGAGCAGGACTTGACCAGGTGGCTGGAGGAACTGATCAAGGAAACGCTCGGAATGCAGGTGCTCATTCCAAAGGCTGACAAACCGGCGAAAATCAGGGAACAAGTTGTGCAGGAAGAATTGCATCTTGCCCGTGCCAAGGAAGAGACAGCCCCGGCTTTTCAAGGACAGACGAAATTCAAAGAAGACAAGCCCTCACAATCTGCGCCGGTCGACAAGGAGATATTTTCCACTTCCGTTCGTTATCAGGCAGAGGATATGCACGAAAAAAGCAGAATTTCCGAATCTCCCCTTTTAGAAAGTTATGCAGATCCTAATCAATTCAGAGGATGGGAATCTTCACCTGAAGCCGGCAATTCGCCGGGTGCCGGGTCCCGCTCAAAGCCGTCGGGTTACCACTCTGATTACGGTTTCAATCACGGTTCCGGTTACCGCTCCGATTACCGTATGCCTCACGGGAACAAGCAGCCGAGCGTCCAATCGGTTAAAAGCCTGCTGCCTGAGCCGAAAGAGGAAACCGGGCAAGGCGGCGGGGTTGCTTTTCCGGAACTGACTCCGGTTGGACAGGTTCATGGGACGTATCTGGTTGCCCAGAATGAGGAAGGCTTGTTTTTAATCGATCAGCACGCGGCACATGAACGTATAAATTATGAGTACTATTATCATAAATTCGGTCAACCGGAAGAAGCGAGCCAGGAACTGCTCATGCCCATTTCGCTTGAATTCACTCCGTCGGAGGCTGCGGCCCTGAAAGACAGGCTTCATCTGCTGGAACAGGTTGGCGTTCACATCGAACCGTTCGGAGGAAATACTTTTTTGGTTCGTGCATACCCGCACTGGTTTCCAAGCGGAGATGAAAAAGAAATCATAGACGAAATGTGCGAATGGATTCTCTCGGAAAAACAGGGCGTGGATTTGGCCAAATTGCGGGAGAAATCTTCCACATTATGTTCCTGCAAAGCATCGATCAAGGCAAATCAAAATTTAAGCCGTCTTGAAATGGAAGTGCTGCTCGACCGTTTATCCGGCTGTAAAAATCCGTATACTTGCCCGCATGGCCGACCCATCGTTGTCAGTTTCTCTACCTATGAACTCGAGAAAATGTTCAAGAGAGTGATGTAG
- the miaA gene encoding tRNA (adenosine(37)-N6)-dimethylallyltransferase MiaA codes for MHPINPSSSPKPKLLVLVGPTAVGKTRLSLDLAKDWNCEIISGDSMQVYRGMDVGTAKLSKEEQAVVPHHMIDIHDPDYPYSVSEFQEAVIRLIPEITARKKLPFIVGGTGLYVESVCYNFAFTPAPGDEAFRMAQETYADQHGEEALFAKLKEVDAASAEKLHPNDRRRIIRALEIFHFTGIPLSKHLTDQKKESPYELCIIGLTMDRSKLYARIEERVDQMLQYGLVQEVAGLLEKGISPDAVSMQGLGYKEIVRYLLGEITLEEAAQLLKRNTRRFAKRQLSWFRHMKEIEWVDMIEEENYAIQRQKINDIITGKLA; via the coding sequence ATGCATCCAATAAATCCATCAAGTTCCCCAAAGCCGAAACTGCTCGTACTGGTAGGACCGACGGCTGTAGGGAAGACCAGATTAAGTCTGGATCTGGCCAAAGACTGGAACTGTGAAATCATTTCAGGGGATTCCATGCAGGTATACCGGGGGATGGACGTGGGTACGGCCAAGCTGTCCAAGGAAGAACAAGCTGTAGTTCCTCATCACATGATTGATATTCACGATCCTGATTATCCTTACTCTGTTTCTGAGTTTCAGGAAGCTGTCATCAGGCTGATTCCTGAGATTACGGCAAGAAAGAAACTGCCTTTTATAGTAGGGGGAACAGGATTATATGTGGAATCAGTTTGTTATAATTTTGCTTTTACTCCGGCACCCGGTGATGAAGCCTTCCGTATGGCTCAGGAAACATATGCTGATCAACATGGCGAAGAGGCCCTTTTTGCCAAACTGAAGGAGGTCGATGCCGCCTCTGCGGAGAAGCTGCATCCGAATGACAGGAGGAGAATAATCCGGGCACTGGAGATCTTCCATTTTACGGGGATTCCGTTATCCAAGCATCTGACGGACCAAAAAAAGGAGTCACCCTACGAATTATGTATCATCGGTTTGACCATGGACCGGTCTAAATTGTATGCTCGTATTGAAGAACGGGTAGATCAAATGCTTCAGTACGGTCTAGTGCAGGAAGTGGCCGGACTGCTTGAAAAGGGAATCAGTCCCGATGCGGTTTCCATGCAGGGACTTGGATACAAGGAAATCGTCCGTTATTTGCTTGGAGAGATTACATTGGAAGAAGCAGCTCAGTTGTTGAAGAGAAACACCCGTCGGTTTGCCAAAAGACAGCTTTCCTGGTTTCGCCACATGAAAGAGATTGAATGGGTGGATATGATAGAAGAGGAGAATTATGCTATTCAACGTCAGAAGATTAATGATATAATAACAGGAAAGCTTGCATAG
- a CDS encoding putative amidoligase domain-containing protein — translation MYADKSAAENKLDAGEKRDYSDALPIQSDRAVKGARDKKKVNECLRMHGIKTARDYNRNEKPYVHEYRIWIGHLEVIGMEEEAKNLLSGISQAVLFGRSEKKEIRLHELTFHERRAVKEASKAVYALGLSSAEVIVGILASGHTLIKEVNPDPVLPPRILGKWKESLQLYEKTMEQERSRTGPPVLGCDPEFILVSEQGKAVRASRYLDREGQVGSDGLVLQGHQTEQLIAELRPLPSDDPFVLMANLRSAMHLASRKLPFRITWRSGGMPLKGFPLGGHIHFSHIRLNVHLLRALDNYLAMPLVLAEGITTRFRRPRYGFLGDYRRQRHGGFEYRSLPSWLVEPDLTEGIFCLSALIASHYLELNKLPLQELSFQRAYYEGEKNMLVEPVKEVWSELENLSGYRRYRARLDWMKSRLLSLKPWEEERDVRLAWEIPPFSGEEDSDSQIML, via the coding sequence ATGTATGCAGACAAATCTGCTGCCGAAAATAAACTAGATGCCGGGGAGAAGAGGGACTATTCAGATGCTTTGCCGATACAGAGCGACAGGGCTGTAAAAGGAGCAAGGGACAAGAAAAAAGTAAACGAATGCTTGCGAATGCACGGGATCAAAACGGCAAGGGATTATAACCGCAATGAAAAACCTTATGTTCATGAATACCGGATTTGGATTGGGCATTTGGAAGTGATAGGAATGGAAGAAGAGGCGAAAAACCTTTTATCGGGTATTTCTCAAGCCGTGTTATTCGGCAGGTCAGAAAAGAAAGAGATCCGATTGCATGAACTTACTTTTCATGAACGACGGGCGGTCAAGGAAGCTAGTAAGGCTGTCTATGCTTTGGGACTCAGTTCGGCAGAAGTCATCGTTGGTATCCTGGCAAGCGGACATACGCTTATAAAGGAGGTAAATCCTGACCCGGTCTTGCCTCCCCGTATTTTAGGTAAATGGAAGGAAAGTCTTCAACTTTATGAGAAGACAATGGAGCAGGAAAGAAGTCGGACCGGCCCACCCGTACTTGGCTGTGATCCCGAATTTATACTGGTAAGCGAGCAGGGCAAAGCTGTCCGCGCTTCCCGATACCTGGATAGGGAAGGCCAGGTTGGAAGCGACGGGCTTGTCCTTCAAGGACATCAGACGGAACAACTTATCGCAGAACTGCGCCCTCTTCCTTCAGATGATCCGTTCGTGCTTATGGCTAATCTTCGCAGCGCCATGCATTTGGCTTCCCGGAAGCTGCCATTCCGGATTACCTGGCGGAGCGGCGGCATGCCGCTAAAAGGTTTTCCGCTTGGAGGACATATACATTTCAGTCATATCCGGTTGAATGTACATCTATTGCGGGCTCTCGATAATTACCTGGCAATGCCATTGGTTCTTGCGGAAGGGATAACAACCCGATTTCGCAGGCCAAGATACGGTTTCCTGGGAGATTACCGGAGGCAGCGGCATGGCGGATTCGAATACCGCTCCCTGCCAAGCTGGCTCGTTGAACCTGATTTGACCGAAGGGATCTTCTGCCTATCCGCCCTGATCGCCTCGCATTACCTTGAGCTAAATAAGCTGCCGCTACAGGAATTATCTTTTCAGCGGGCTTATTATGAAGGGGAAAAAAATATGCTGGTTGAGCCGGTTAAGGAAGTTTGGTCTGAGCTTGAGAACTTATCCGGTTACAGGAGATACAGGGCGAGGCTTGATTGGATGAAGTCAAGACTACTTTCTTTAAAACCATGGGAAGAGGAACGGGATGTCCGATTAGCGTGGGAGATTCCCCCCTTCTCCGGAGAAGAAGATTCGGATAGTCAAATCATGTTATAA